Proteins encoded within one genomic window of Numenius arquata chromosome 12, bNumArq3.hap1.1, whole genome shotgun sequence:
- the CSTF1 gene encoding cleavage stimulation factor subunit 1 produces MSGRRVAAACDRRQLPRGMGSMASPLLDPRPLRLPFLEADSRLQSICGRSMQQPSRRSILRSRPPPPPPPLPPPPIDALRAPVAILGGERGRQKEGSAPPRHSLLTMYRTKVSLKDRQQLYKLIISQLLYDGYINIANGLINEIKPQSVCAPSEQLLHLIKLGMENDDSAVQYAIGRSDTVAPGTGIDLEFDADVQTMSPEASEYETCYVTSHKGPCRVATYSRDGQLIATGSADASIKILDTERMLAKSAMPIEVMMNETAQQNMENHPVIRTLYDHVDEVTCLAFHPTEQILASGSRDYTLKLFDYSKPSAKRAFKYIQEAEMLRSISFHPSGDFILVGTQHPTLRLYDINTFQCFVSCNPQDQHTDAICSVNYNASANMYVTGSKDGCIKLWDGVSNRCITTFEKAHDGAEVCSAIFSKNSKYILSSGKDSVAKLWEISTGRTLVKYTGAGLSGRQVHRTQAVFNHTEDYVLLPDERTISLCCWDSRTAERRNLLSLGHNSIVRCIVHSPTNPGFMTCSDDYRARFWYRRSTTD; encoded by the exons ATGTCGGGTCGTCGCGTGGCTGCAGCGTGTGATAGACGTCAGCTGCCACGGGGCATGGGTAGCATGGCATCCCCCCTGCTTGACCCGCGTCCACTTCGACTGCCGTTTCTTGAGGCTGAC AGTCGCCTCCAATCGATCTGCGGGCGCTCGATGCAGCAGCCCTCGCGGAGGAGCATTCTGCggtcccggccgccgccgccgcctccgcccctaCCGCCGCCGCCGATCGATGCGCTCAGGGCTCCGGTCGCCATTTTAGGGGGAGAGCGagggaggcagaaggaagggtCG gCCCCTCCAAGGCATTCCTTGCTCACAATGTATAGAACAAAAGTCAGTTTGAAAGACCGTCAGCAACTTTATAAACTGATAATTAGTCAGCTGCTATATGATGGATACATAAATATTGCCAATGGCTTGATAAATGAGATAAAACCACAATCAGTCTGTGCACCATCTGAACAACTGCTGCACCTAATTAAGTTAG GCATGGAGAACGATGACAGTGCTGTTCAATATGCAATTGGACGGTCAGATACTGTAGCCCCGGGCACAGGAATTGACTTGGAATTTGATGCAGATGTACAGACCATGTCTCCTGAGGCTTCTGAATATGAGACTTGTTATGTCACATCTCATAAAGGACCGTGTCGTGTAGCTACGTATAGCAGAGACGGACAGTTAATAGCTACAGGATCTGCTGATGCCTCAATAAAAATTCTTGATACAGAGAGAATGTTGGCCAAAAGTGCTATGCCTATTGAG GTCATGATGAATGAGACAGCACAGCAAAACATGGAAAATCACCCTGTTATTCGGACTCTGTATGATCATGTGGATGAAGTTACGTGTTTAGCTTTTCATCCAACAGAACAGATCCTAGCATCTGGTTCAAGGGACTACACACTAAAATTGTTTGATTATTCAAAACCTTCTGCCAAAAGAGCCTTCAAATATATACAG GAAGCAGAGATGTTGCGCTCAATCTCTTTTCACCCTTCTGGAGATTTCATACTTGTTGGTACCCAGCACCCTACTTTACGACTGTATGATATCAATACTTTCCAGTGCTTTGTGTCTTGCAACCCTCAAGATCAGCACACTGATGCTATTTGTTCAGTAAATTACAACGCAAGTGCAAACATGTATGTGACAGGAAGTAAGGATGGATGCATCAAACTGTGGGATGGTGTTTCGAATCGCTGCATCACTACTTTTGAGAAAGCACATGATGGAGCTGAAGTCTGTTCtgctattttttccaaaaattcaAAGTATATCTTGTCAAGTGGAAAAGACTCTGTAGCTAAACTATGGGAGATATCCACTGGTCGAACACTGGTCAAATACACAG GAGCTGGTTTGAGTGGACGACAAGTACACAGGACACAAGCTGTCTTCAACCACACAGAGGATTACGTGCTGCTTCCAGATGAAAGGACCATAAGTCTCTGCTGCTGGGATTCAAGAACTGCTGAAAGGAGAAATCTACTTTCTCTTGGGCACAACAGCATTGTCCGTTGTATCGTCCATTCTCCAACCAATCCTGGCTTCATGACCTGCAGTGATGACTACAGAGCTAGATTTTGGTACAGAAGGTCAACAACAGACTAA